A genomic segment from Gracilinanus agilis isolate LMUSP501 chromosome 1, AgileGrace, whole genome shotgun sequence encodes:
- the LOC123256774 gene encoding voltage-dependent calcium channel beta subunit-associated regulatory protein, protein MSDDLTPWDNTTASPTPVSGSVSPQDGSGLLLVLLSVFIGGTLVVLSGALILCRRCWDAHRRYSRASDDPEKTTTTYLDDSQPAQDITIKVDDPECLSSSSYRDVDTERFLATSSTGRRVSFNEAALFEQSRKAQEKGRRYTLTEGDFHHLKNARLTHLHLPPLKIVTIHECDSSETSVAMTPRLAASGSKTSLSIFQPRVSAPAPKALTGHSMCPSSALPGDPYNSTVDTASFVEASPSASTDSGEGTSLDAGARSSTAGTSGGRMGEAGPAPGPGTVLQFFTRLRRHASLEGGSPYFKMKKWKLEASHRASSLDTRGSPKRHQFQRQRAASESMEQEDRDPHQTDIIQYIARTDAAAFPPPAGPTSPPPALGRLEPPDVPGTAAAAAAAGAAGGVPESPQERSSSSSSSNGVEQQQQQQQQQQAMYRDIWSLRASLELYAAASDQSSGNDQDSVRSGDSAGSAGAGPGGSLPPSHELGETEAEREAEAEAQADRPGPGPGEGGEAGPRKLLQMDSGYASIEGPGRAGDDATPATASEKRFCFTSAGRTGTVFDSFEAALAAAEAEARAGPEAEPQPEAEPEAEVESLRGAQGLLLLRAWPPHGQLLLPAPAATATPGPSVAAAPAAASAASLAASLATSVSSSGAAVPAAAAIVPGPGTGSGPGSGLGSVLAPLPRRDYSIDEKTDALFHEFVRHDPQFDEGPRPRHRSRAHARKQWQRTRQHSDPGARAAPPHALPPLQPPPGPPSLLQPPQPAPHVAAAPERPRAPLRRGDSGPPDARAFHSPLPRIVSSGGSYGSSSSFS, encoded by the exons ATGAGCGATGACTTAACTCCATGGGACAACACCACTGCCAGTCCCACG CCAGTGTCCGGCTCGGTCAGCCCCCAGGATGGCTCTGGGCTGCTTCTCGTGCTGCTCTCCGTCTTCATTGGGGGGACGCTGGTGGTGCTGTCAGGAGCCCTGATTCTGTGCCGGCGCTGCTGGGATGCCCACCGCAGGTACTCCAG GGCCAGTGATGACCCAGAGAAAACGACCACCACCTACCTGGACGACTCCCAGCCCGCCCAAG ATATCACCATCAAAGTGGACGACCCAGAATGCCTGTCGTCTTCCAGCTACCGAGATGTGGACACCGAGCGCTTCCTGGCCACCAGCTCCACTGGCCGCAGGGTCTCCTTCAACGAGGCAGCCCTGTTTGAACAGAGCAGGAAGGCGCAAGAAAAAGGACGGAG GTATACCTTGACCGAGGGGGACTTCCACCACCTCAAGAATGCCCGTCTCACCCACCTCCACCTGCCCCCGCTGAAGATCGTCACCATTCACGAGTGTGATTCCAGCGAGACCAGCGTGGCCATGACGCCCCGCCTGGCCGCCTCGGGCTCTAAGACCAGCCTGTCCATTTTCCAG CCCCGAGTCAGCGCCCCGGCCCCGAAGGCCCTCACCGGCCACTCCATGTGCCCCAGCTCCGCCCTGCCAGGTGACCCCTACAACTCCACCGTGGACACTGCCAGCTTCGTGGAGGCCAGCCCATCTGCGTCCACCGACTCTGGGGAGGGCACCTCG CTTGACGCCGGTGCCAGGAGCTCCACGGCAGGCACCTCCGGGGGCAGGATGGGAGAGGCTGGGCCGGCTCCAGGCCCGGGCACCGTCCTGCAGTTTTTCACTCGACTCCGGCGACACGCCAGCCTCGAGGGGGGCAGCCCCTACTTCAAGATGAAAAAGTGGAAGCTCGAGGCCAGTCACCGGGCATCCAGCTTGGACACCAGGG GTTCTCCCAAGCGCCACCAATTTCAGCGGCAGAGGGCGGCGAGCGAGAGCATGGAGCAAGAGGACCGAGACCCCCACCAGACGGACATCATCCAGTACATCGCCCGCACAGACGCTGCGGCCTTCCCGCCCCCCGCCGGCCCCACCAGCCCTCCACCCGCTCTCGGCAG GCTAGAGCCCCCGGACGTGCCGgggacagcagcagcagcagcagcggcgggAGCCGCCGGAGGAGTCCCCGAATCCCCCCAggaaagaagcagcagcagcagcagcagcaacggGGTtgagcagcagcaacagcagcagcagcaacagcaggcCATGTATCGGGACATCTGGAGCCTGCGGGCCTCTCTGGAGCTGTACGCAGCGGCGTCCGACCAGAGCAGCGGCAACGACCAGGACTCGGTCCGGAGTGGGGACAGCGCGGGCTCCGCCGGGGCCGGCCCCGGGGGGAGCCTCCCGCCGTCTCACGAGCTGGGCGAGACGGAAGCGGAACGGGAGGCGGAGGCGGAGGCGCAGGCGGATCGGCCCGGGCCCGGGCCCGGGGAAGGGGGTGAAGCGGGTCCCCGGAAACTGCTGCAGATGGACAGCGGCTACGCGTCCATCGAAGGCCCCGGACGAGCCGGCGACGACGCCACCCCGGCCACGGCGTCCGAGAAGCGCTTCTGCTTCACCAGCGCTGGGCGCACAGGCACCGTGTTCGACAGCTTCGAGGCCGCGCTGGCGGCGGCCGAGGCAGAGGCCCGGGCCGGGCCCGAGGCCGAGCCCCAGCCGGAGGCCGAGCCGGAGGCCGAGGTGGAGTCGCTGCGTGGGGCGcaggggctgctgctgctgcgggCTTGGCCCCCGCACGGGCAGCTGCTGCTCCCGGCCCCCGCCGCCACCGCCACCCCCGGCCCCTCCGTGGCCGCAGCCCCCGCTGCTGCCTCCGCCGCCTCCCTCGCAGCCTCCCTCGCCACCTCCGTCTCCTCCTCCGGCGCCGCCGTCCCCGCTGCTGCTGCCATCGTTCCCGGGCCCGGGACCGGTTCCGGCCCCGGCTCCGGCCTCGGGTCCGTCCTGGCCCCGCTGCCCCGGCGCGACTACAGCATCGACGAGAAGACCGACGCGCTCTTCCACGAGTTCGTGCGCCATGACCCACAGTTCGACGAGGGCCCGCGGCCGCGCCACCGCTCCCGGGCTCACGCGCGCAAGCAGTGGCAGAGGACGCGGCAGCACAGCGACCCCGGCGCCCGAGCCGCGCCCCCGCACGCCCTGCCGCCGCTGCAGCCGCCGCCGGGGCCCCCGTCTCTCCTGCAGCCGCCGCAGCCCGCGCCCCACGTGGCCGCTGCGCCCGAGCGCCCGCGCGCCCCCTTGCGGCGCGGAGACAGCGGCCCCCCGGATGCCCGCGCTTTCCACAGCCCGCTGCCCCGCATCGTGAGCTCCG